AGGCTAGGAGTATGAAGACCGCGTCTTCTCCGCGCGGCGTCAGAGTGTAGGAGATGGTGTCCATTGTTTCTTTCCTCTGTATGAGTCCTTCTTTTTGCATGTCTCTTAGCCTCCTGGACAAGACCCTCGCGGTGAGGCCGGGATTGTTTCTGAGAATTTCGCCAAATCTCCGCAGTTTCAGAAATCCGATGTCTCTCACAACCAGGAGGGTCCACTTCGCACCCAGAGACTTGACACTAGTCCGAATCGGATCCTGCTGGTAGAGAAGCCGAGGCATAACTCGATCGTCAACCTTCCCCATCGTTTCAGACCAGCAGTATCCATCTGGACCCTACAGCGGTTATATAGTATCCTTTGGATACTACCTTCTCGTGAGAGAAATGGAACAATCAGTCGAGTCACAGTCCGGACCAGCAATGAAATACTTCGACCACTGGTCAAAGAAAGAGTACCAGGCCAGCGCTAGGTATCTCGCCGAAAACCTCTCCTTCAAGGGACCGATCGACACGTTCAACAACTCGAAGGACTACCTGCAAGCCCTAAGCAAGCTCGCGCCCATCGTTGTCGAGGTTAAGAGGAAAAAGACCTTCGTAGACGGGAGTGATGCATGCTTCCTCTACGACCTCGTTACCAGCACCCCAGCAGGAACAGTTCCATGCGCAGAATGGATCCACTCCGAGCAGGGCAAAGTAAAGGCGATTCAGGTCTTCTTTGACGCAAGACCCTTCGCGGCAATGTTCGCTCCCCAGTAAATGGAAACGGCAGACAAAAGCCCAATAAACTCCCTTTTTTCTTAACGATCACCTGGAACCCCAAATTGACCAAAAGAATCGAGCCTGATAAGGAATACGGAGTTGGAACGATGGGATTCACGGAATTGTCATCAACAGACTCTCGAGCAACAAGGTCTTTCCTCGAGAGGGCGTTTCACTGGAGGTTTGAAGAGGTCAAGATGCCGAACGGCCCGTACCTTAGCTACAGAGGTCCAAATGGAAACACAATGGGCATCAGACAGGCCCAGAAGTCCGAGGCTCCAAGCAGTATGAACTATGTTCGTGTCGAAGATCTAAAACTAGCTGAAACTAAGGTTCTGGACGCTGGAGGAAAGATTATTCTCCCACGTACTGATATCCCGGGAATGGGTAGTTTCTTCTGGTTCAAGATCCCTTCAGGTCCTATGATGGCTTGCTGGCAAGACGCACCGCAACTCACGAAGAGGGATGGAACCTGATAGGCAGGCCTGTGCAAGTAAAAGAGTTCGACGGTTACACTGCTCGGTACTCCTCGAATAGCGCGAACTACTCGTATCTTTACGGTCGATTAAGGGGAACTAGTCATTCCGGAATATTGTATCGGTGCGGGCCTGGTAGACGTGTAGCCTGATTGTAGTCTCATACTCTGGTTTGATGGCGACGCTTACCCGAAGAATTCACCCCAACTATGTCGAACAGTATGCGTTTGTAGTTTATCGTCAGGGCTCTTGCGAAGAACTGCCCTTCGATGCTCATTTCGCTTAGATCGTGACTGTTCCTTTCGTCTGGGCGGAACCTTTCGAACGACAAGCAGTTTTCGAGGTATGGCTTGAGCTTGATAACATCGACATCTACTACGACTTCCTGGGGTATGGGCTTCTTCTTTGATGAACGGAGGAGGTCATTCAGCACTTCTCTGGCTGCTTCATGGTTCTTCCACGCCTCTTCGACAAATCCGGTGAAGAGTCCGTTCGTGATCAGTTTTGAGACGAATGACCCATCGCTATCTTCGGCGTATCCTTTTAGGAGATGGGCTTTGACGTTGAGCTCGTTTGATCTGTCGAAGCTATACAGTAACCGGCGAGCTTGGCCTTCGGCATCTGATTTGTAAGCGTGGTTGAGGGAATCACCGAAAGAGCCGCTGGCTAGGAGATATCTTGCCACGTCATAATCTCCAGAGATTAGAGCGGTGGAGATCATATGTGAGAAGTCGGGTTCGTATGGGATTTCGCTCATCAAGAGTCCCTTCCAGGTGGCTCTGCGGGTGTGGCGGTCGATTGCTCCAATTTCAACGAGCCAGTTCTCTGCAAAGGCGACCTCGCGGTGGTCTACCTTTGACATGAACTCTAGCTCTGGGAGTTTGAGGCCATACTTGGACATGAGGAGTACCAGGTCAAAGGGGGTCTCGTTTTCGAGAGCTTTGCGCACTGGTATCGGGTTGATCTTTTTTGGGAGGGGCGCATCGGTGAGGATGACGGCGCGGCCTGGCTTGAAGCGGCCGATTCTGCCTATCATCTGTAGTAGCGAGTTGTTGTCTATCTTGTTGTAGTGGAGCGTCTTTTGACCTAGCTTGTCCTTGCTGTCGATCACGTCATCAAATATCAGCACGTTATCGACGTAAATGTTGACTGAGGAAGCGATTACGTTTGTTGCGAAGATTCTCAGGTTCTTGTCCTGTTCGGCTCGGTGCTGCATTCTGTTGACTTCGGAGCCTTCGAGGCCTCCGTGAATGTAGACGCCGCCGTAGCTGCTGGCGTATTTTTCGACCAGGCGCCTTGTGGGGAGAAAGACTAGCCAGGATTCATCGCGGGGCTGCGAGTCGAAATAGTGTGACAGGGTTTTGAACATTCCGTCAAGGTCATCTGCCAGCTCCATCTCGAGTGTGACGTGGTATCTGCGACCGCTAATTCGGTAGAGTTTCGAGATGCCCAGGAAGGGCAGGAACTCCTTCGCGTCGATTGTGGCGCTCATGACCCGAAACAGATTCCCTGCGCTCGCCTCCTCCTTCTTCGCGAGTGACATGCACAGTTCCAGCTGGGACGTCATCTGGTGGCTTTCATCAAAGTAGATTGAAGAATCATGAATCGAGTTCTCGGCCAGCATTCTCAGCAAGACACCGTCTGTGACTATCTTGATCTTGCCACCTAGATTGATCTTAGTGTCCTTCGTAATGACAGCGAGTTCATGTTCTAGTTCTGGATGAAGCGCTTGGAGCGAATAGAAGAGAGCGTTGCAGGCAGCCCTTGAGGGCTCGCGGATAATGATCTGCCTTTTCCCCTTACACAATTCGTATTCGCGAATCGGAGTTACAGTGCTCTTTCCTGTGCCGACATCCCCGATGATTACGAAATGTTCCGAAAATTCTATCGAGTCAAGGATTGAGAAGATTGGGAGTTTTGGTTCGGGCCGTTTCTCAGTCGCTTTCTGCGCTTGATTCTCCACTCCATCGTCTGGGACGGATGGAAAACGCTGGCCATAATCAACACTGGGTTCCTTGCCAGCCAAAGGGAGAGTCGAGCCCTACAGGATATCTTTTCCTTAAGGGCAGAAATAAACCAGCGCCGATGCTTGACTGAGTCATGCCAATTTCCAAGACGACTGTCAGGTAAACTCGTGATTAACCCGATTCAATCACGACCAGCGTCCTCGTGAATCCGACGCCGACTTCGGCCGGGGGCGATCGCTGTGGACCGAGCGCGCAGGATTAGCTAGTTCTGTCAGTTATCGTTTGGCCTTGGGTGTGAACGCTATGATAGGGATGATCCGCTTGGTCTGTTTTTGGTACTGGGCGAACTGCGGGTAGAGCTTGGCTTGTCGCGCGTAGATTTTCTCGCGTTCAGAACCGATAAGTTCCTCCGCGCGCACCTCGATCGTCTCATTCCCGACCTCGATCTTGACTTCGGGGTGTGCCTTGAGGTTGTGGTACCAGTCCGGATTGGTGGGAGCTCCTCCCTTCGAGGCGAATACCAGATAGCGGTGGCCGTCCTTGAGATACATCACCGGGTTAGTCCGGGATTTGCCAGTGCGGGCACCGGTATGATTGATAAGGAGTAAAGGTGCGCCCTCGAAATTGCCGCCTACCTTTCCCTTGTTCTTGCGAAATTCCTGAATAACGCCGGCGTTCCAGTCGCTCATAATGTTCGTCTGCCGTTATCGCAACTGATTATAGTTATTGACTATTTGCATGAGAAGCCAGTCACGCGGTCCTGTCGAGATCATCGAAATATGGGTCCGTCCCTAATCTTGGGGCGGCTGTTGCGAGCTGTGAGTTTGAGTGGTGGGTGTCCGCCTCAGCTTTGCCAACTAGGCTGGGGGAAAACCTAGGCTTTCCGCGGCATGAATGACTCGCTGCAAATACTCGACCGATGGTTTCTCAGTTGTACCGGGTTTCGAAACATAGCATTGCGCCGGCACACGCTTGTTCCCTTTTGTCGCAACGGTGATGTCTACAGGGTTGTAATGCTTCAAGTCGTCCCTCGCGTATAACACCCGAACCTCATCCTGGGATAGTTCTGTTATCGTGCCGTAGACGGAGTCCCCTTCACTTGGGACGAGGGTGGCCATTGGAGAAAAGGTGATGTTCCAATTTTTCAATTCTGCCGTTTCAAATGTTTTCGGCCCAACACCGAGGGTCCGCAGGACCTCCAGATCCATGAAGGATCCGTAGAAGAAAATCTTGACACGGTCAGTCGCCAACGAGACCATTCTCGAACGAGCGAATCCCTAGATATTAAATATCCAGAAGAAATGCTTGGAGACGTATGAGCCTAAAGCGGTTCCATTTCATTGCGATCGTTCCTCTTGGAATCGAGTCTGTTAACGGGGCTCAGTGAATACTGCGTAGCGTCTATTCGAAAGAGGATTGTTAGGGATTGAGTTCTTTCTCTAAGAGTCGCGCCGCTGGGGTCGTTCTTCTCGTTACGATCATAGAAGATGCTGGGCTGATCGGGTGGCTGGCATTGGTTCGCGCCCCAATACTCTACCAGGGCGTTCCCATCGCCGCACTTGTCCTCTTGGTCGTACTGCTCATCGAGCATTCGATTATGCAGCGTGCCGAGAATCCAGATTTCACCGGCAAAGTCTTTCTGAGAATAATCAGCTTTACGACTCTTGAAGTGGTCAACTGGGCCGTATGGCTGGCCCTGCTCTCGAATACTACCTCTCTATTTTCGATGAGTTCTCTTGTGGCTTCAGCCTACTTCTTTGTCGGATTCTACATTGAACATCAGATCACGGAGAACGTGATCACGGGACAGCCGTTTCTCCAGTTTAGAAACCCGAAGTCCATCATCACGGCAGGTGTGATTCTTGAGACTCTTAGCGAGGGTGTGGGAGCACGCCTCTGGCTATTCTACGGGGCGACCGGGATAATATTCCTCGTCATAGGCTCCCTGATAGAACATTCGGTCCAATACGTTGTTGGAAGAGTGCCTGTAGAAAGTCAAGTAATGGAACACGAGCCCGCATAGCATACCTTCCATCTCGGAAGCTTCCTGCTCCTCATTGGTCGAGTTCAACCTATCGCTGTGTAACCAGATACAGGATTATACATTTCGCCAGACTTCTCTGAGCTATCCACAGCTACGCCCGGAATTCTTATTAACTGAACGCCCAATGCATGAGCCGATAGTTTATGCGGACCACGATCATAGTCCTCATGCTTCTAGCACTAGCCTCGCTTCCAGCAGTAACGGTCGCAGCTGGAGAAAAGCAACACGCGCTCGTACTGCGCCACCTCGTCACTCTGCCGACTGGCCTAGGTGCGGAGGGGCTTGTCATCCATGATGACCACTTTTACGTTGGGACATTCAGCTTCACAGCGTCCGATGGAACAATTCTCGTCTACAGCAAAGACGGGACGCTGGCAAAGCTATTTACAATATCCGGCCTTCCCCAGGTCGGACAACTATTATTCACGGACGACGGAACGCTTGTCACCGTTGCGGGAAACCTCGCCTCCGGCAAAGGCTCAGTGGTCAAAGTAAACGTGGAAACTGGGAGAGTTACAACATTCGCGTCGGGCTTTGCACTACCCAACGGTATCGTTGTCGATACGCATGGAAACTTCTTCGTAACTGATCTAATAGCAGGAAGCGTTTCCAAGGTCACGCCCGATGGAACGGTGTCAACATTCGCATCTGGCGGATTACTGGCACCAGCTCCCATACCAGGTGTGGGCCTAACTCTGGGATCGAACGATCTCGTTTTCAACGAGAGACTGACAGCCCTCTACGTCACAAACGTCGGACAAAACATAGTCGTGAAGATCGCGATTGGAGAAGACGCGAAGGCCGGCGCTATAACGAAATTTGCAGATATTCCCGGGCCAGATGGCATAGCGTTCAGTGGCAAGGGACTCTTGTACGTCACTTCCCCATTTACCAACTCACTCTACACAATAGCAAGCAACGGATTCACGCAAAAATTATCCATAGATACGACCCAAGAACAACTTAACAATCCATCCAATCTTGCATTCCGCGGAAGCCAGCTTTACATTACAAACCTGGCAATCAGTGGAACAGGATCCATTGCAGTAATCAAAGTTCAACCCACGCGCGACGACTAGATCACTACCCGGAAACCTTCGTCAGGCGAAATACTCGTAGAATCTAGCCCAGATTAGTGTTTTCAAATGGATACAATTTGTTTGAACCCTTCAGGTCTGATGCACCTGTACGTTCCTGAATATTCTGAGCTCTGAAAATAGAACGATGTTGATGGGAAGAAAATGAGAGCACCAAGGCAGGTAAGAATTGATTTGGATGAGCGGATATAGCTTCTCCGGACTAATCCTGCGAACGAGCGGCATCCATTTTTCAGGAAGATCTGAGTGGACCCGATCTCAGGAAATTCTAGCTAACTGTACGGCTTGGTTCTGGTTCGATTTAATACCGGAAAACTCTCTACAGTTCTGGGACGAAGATTGTTCTCGGGCTCGGAGACCCTGAGGAACATAGGGCTAGCATCAGTCGCGCTAGGCATCTTACTCTTCGGTCTTGTTCTGTGGCACGGACTTACAGGGTCGTTCATCGCCAACACCTACTGCGGCGGATATTGCGTAAACACTTACGCACACCCCCCTATCTCCCACTTTTCCTCGGGCTAGGACTCTTCTCCTTCGGCATCATAATGGTCTCCACGACAGGGATGCTTTCCTCGGCGAACATGCCAAAGGCTGACCGTGGAAAGTCTGGGCCAATCAGACTGGAGGTATTGATGTACTCCTACATCACAGTGCCATTTGCGATAGTACTCCTTCTTCTCGCTCTTGCGAACATGAATGCATGGTCCGGATCTCCTGCCGCCTATGTTGGAGCGTGCGGCCTCGGGATCTTGATACTGTTTCCAGGTATTCGGGCGGGCTGGTGTTACTCGATCATATGGGATGGTTTCTGGATCGACGTCCTGCTCTACACTATGATAGGCTATGGGATCATCATCTTCCTATCCATGATCCCGAAAATGCGGCCGCCATGCATCCAATTCCCTGAGCTGGAAGATTGACTAGCTCAGTGAAAAAAACGTGTTCCGGACTGTCTTATGCCTCGCCGAGCAAGGGGTGAAAACTAGTATGAGCGAGATTGAGGTGGGCTAGTGAATCTCTATGGTTCCTCCCTGGAGGACTCCGGACTTTGAGTATCCTGTTCCGAGTTGGATAGAGAAGGTGTCTTGCCCGCTTGGGTTGTCGTTGTCTTGGACGGTGATCTGGAAGTTGGTTGTAGTCCCGTTAGCTGTGCCTGTTCCTTGGATCGTTACGGTGTTGCCATTGAAGAAGGCCGAGGTTATCAGAGCTGTTCTGAAATCAAGACCCGTTGCGTGGTCTTGGTAGCCGACCTTTCCTTTGATTCTTCCAGACTGGTCGACCTTTACCTCGATGCTGAAGCTTCCATGGTTTTGTTGCTGGTCGACGAAGATGAAGCCTCCCCCTGTTACTTTGCACGTGGTACCCGCTGGGCAGTTGGTAGGCATGGTGGTCTGGCCTAGAACATAGTCGAAGGCGCGCGTCGCGTCGGCGTCTTGGAGAATGGGGTTGTGAGTTATGTGACCGAAGGTTAGGGCTGTCACGCTGAACAGAGTGTCACCAAGAATGGGGCTTCCGATATCGGCTAGTGGAGTGGTTATCGTGAGGATTCCCGTCAACGTGTTGATGGTGCCTGTCTCAACCTTCTCGTTCGGGTAGACGATAATCTTGCAGTTCTGCGGGGAAGTTGTGACGCATCCATCGCCTGGAGGTATTCCAGTGGTTGGGGCTGCAGATGTGCCGGAGCCTGCGAAGAATATTGGGGTCTGGCCCGCTGTGCTATTAGCTCCCATGTAGAAGATTCGGTAGCTCTCTTCGCCCCCGTCTCCTGCTGAGAGGAACTGCCATCTGGTCAGCCAAACTATCCCGTTGGATCCTGTGGGCGGCAGGAGGGAGGCGAGGTTCGCTAGCTGAAGTGTCACGGTGAGGTGGGAGATGTCTGGGCGTGAGAGCTGAGCTGACAATAGGTCTAGCGCTTGCTGGTTGGCGCCTGCTCCTGCCGGGGAGTAGTGGGGCACTTGGGCGTCGCCTGCTGGATCAGTTACGCCGGTGGCGATGTTTGGATTTGCAGGTGTAAGTGTTGTTCCGATTGCTGACGGGCCTGCTGTTTGCGTAAGCTCGAACAACGCTGCCCCGTGGTGCTGGTTTGTGAGGTCGTTGATGATGATGCGGGCTGCGCCGTTGGCGTCAATGGCTACTGAAAAGAAGTCTGCGAGTGTGCGGTCTCCTCCTGAGACCGTGCAGCCTAGGCCTTGAGTGCATATCTGGCCATAATCTGTGGGATGCTCGCTAGCCTGGACCTGGTAGATTGTAGGCGTAGTCGTCGCGCCTTGGACTTGGACCAGGTAGGGGAACCATTTGACCGTGGTTGCTGCTTGGCGGTTGTTGAGCCATGACGGGAATGAGTTTGGGTCCCCCCGAGTGCTGGTTCCGTAGAAGACGATGTCGACGGTACCAGATATTCCGGCTATTGCCCAAGGCATTATGTTGGTATTCGCTGGGTCCCCGTTGACCTGTAGTGGAGTGGACCAGGTGTTGCCCGCGTTGGTGGAGCTGCTGAGGTAGACGTTGTTGTTCTTTGTGTCTACCCAGACGACGTAGACATTTCCTGCCTGGTCTGTCGTTAGGGAGGCGAATAGGTGTCCTACTGCTCCTCCAGGACTGACCGGCGCTGCGAGGGTGGTGTAGGTTAGGCCGGTTCTCTGGCTCAGGTTGACGTGCGCTCTGGTGATTTCGACATGGTCGGATCGAAGGCAGGGCAGGTAGAGGTAGCGTAGGACAGGGTCGAAGGTTAGGCGTCCGCATGGGGCACCAGTAGCAACGAATTGTGGGACCGTTCCTGTTCCAGCGTTTGTGAAAACCAGTCCTCCTGTCACATCGGTTGTGCCAGTCGAACCTGGTGAGGAAAGTATCTGGGAGCCTTGGACAGCCTGACGGTAAGTAAGGAAGATCGTGTTGTCGGACGACGCTGAGGTCGGGCCGTTGTCTACTGCGAGCCATTGTCGATCGACGGCAGTGTTTTGTGCGGCGACGAGTTGTGTTTTCCAGTTGTTTCCTCCGTCGTTAGTGACTGCGACGGCGACGTTTCCGAGACCTTCTAGGTCTGCGAAGTAGGCGAATCCTTGATCGTCTGTTATGATGTCGGAGTCTCCACCTCCGACTGGTGTGATGTTGGGTCTCAGCCCGTCTGGCGAGACGATGTGGAAGCTATCGCCCTGGTCTGTGGATTTTGCGACAAAGCCTTGGCCGGTGCTGAAGCCCCAAGGTCCTGATTCCCAGATGTTCCCAAACTGGTCGATGTGAACTAATGGTTCTCCCTCTGTCCGCTGAGGGTCGACAATTGTGGCTGGTCCGAAGGAGAGGCCGCCTGTGGGGAAGGTCGGGTTGGGGACCGGGCCGCCATTGGTGAAGGAGAGGGCTGCGGAACCGGAGTAGGAGGACATTGTGACTAGGAAGGGAGTAATTCGAGCCTCGTACATGCCAGGTATAGGGCTGACGAGGACAACCTGCTCTTGTGTCTCGCCTCCTCCGAGGGTTGAGGAGCCGACTAGTTGGCCGTCGCTTTGGCGGTAGATGTAGAGGTCGAAGTCGTTGGAGCCGCTCGGCCAGGTGATCGTTATCGTGACTGTGCCGGTATGAGTTGTCCAGAAGTTGCTGGCGAGGTTGATGTTAAGGAAGAAGTGGTCGCAGAGAACGTTCAACGGGTCAGCGCTAGGTGGACATGTCGAGGGGTCTGCATTGGCCGCTGTAACATAGTTTGCTCCGGTCCATGTGAGAGATTGATTGGTTGTATCGAGGGTTCCAGAGCCAGGATTAGCAGCGTGAACCCCTCTCAACATCGATATCGAGGATAGAACTAGGATGAACAGAACGGCGATTCTGATAGCTTGCCGAACCAACCCTTGTTGA
This window of the Candidatus Bathyarchaeia archaeon genome carries:
- a CDS encoding post-COAP-1 domain-containing protein; protein product: MVRQAIRIAVLFILVLSSISMLRGVHAANPGSGTLDTTNQSLTWTGANYVTAANADPSTCPPSADPLNVLCDHFFLNINLASNFWTTHTGTVTITITWPSGSNDFDLYIYRQSDGQLVGSSTLGGGETQEQVVLVSPIPGMYEARITPFLVTMSSYSGSAALSFTNGGPVPNPTFPTGGLSFGPATIVDPQRTEGEPLVHIDQFGNIWESGPWGFSTGQGFVAKSTDQGDSFHIVSPDGLRPNITPVGGGDSDIITDDQGFAYFADLEGLGNVAVAVTNDGGNNWKTQLVAAQNTAVDRQWLAVDNGPTSASSDNTIFLTYRQAVQGSQILSSPGSTGTTDVTGGLVFTNAGTGTVPQFVATGAPCGRLTFDPVLRYLYLPCLRSDHVEITRAHVNLSQRTGLTYTTLAAPVSPGGAVGHLFASLTTDQAGNVYVVWVDTKNNNVYLSSSTNAGNTWSTPLQVNGDPANTNIMPWAIAGISGTVDIVFYGTSTRGDPNSFPSWLNNRQAATTVKWFPYLVQVQGATTTPTIYQVQASEHPTDYGQICTQGLGCTVSGGDRTLADFFSVAIDANGAARIIINDLTNQHHGAALFELTQTAGPSAIGTTLTPANPNIATGVTDPAGDAQVPHYSPAGAGANQQALDLLSAQLSRPDISHLTVTLQLANLASLLPPTGSNGIVWLTRWQFLSAGDGGEESYRIFYMGANSTAGQTPIFFAGSGTSAAPTTGIPPGDGCVTTSPQNCKIIVYPNEKVETGTINTLTGILTITTPLADIGSPILGDTLFSVTALTFGHITHNPILQDADATRAFDYVLGQTTMPTNCPAGTTCKVTGGGFIFVDQQQNHGSFSIEVKVDQSGRIKGKVGYQDHATGLDFRTALITSAFFNGNTVTIQGTGTANGTTTNFQITVQDNDNPSGQDTFSIQLGTGYSKSGVLQGGTIEIH
- a CDS encoding helix-turn-helix domain-containing protein — encoded protein: MPRLLYQQDPIRTSVKSLGAKWTLLVVRDIGFLKLRRFGEILRNNPGLTARVLSRRLRDMQKEGLIQRKETMDTISYTLTPRGEDAVFILLAFLRYGLKHHIREKFASSKPFPSFEEMIKQYRQLPIAKSPETY
- a CDS encoding gamma-glutamylcyclotransferase family protein; the encoded protein is MATDRVKIFFYGSFMDLEVLRTLGVGPKTFETAELKNWNITFSPMATLVPSEGDSVYGTITELSQDEVRVLYARDDLKHYNPVDITVATKGNKRVPAQCYVSKPGTTEKPSVEYLQRVIHAAESLGFPPA
- a CDS encoding nuclear transport factor 2 family protein — encoded protein: MEQSVESQSGPAMKYFDHWSKKEYQASARYLAENLSFKGPIDTFNNSKDYLQALSKLAPIVVEVKRKKTFVDGSDACFLYDLVTSTPAGTVPCAEWIHSEQGKVKAIQVFFDARPFAAMFAPQ
- a CDS encoding nitroreductase family deazaflavin-dependent oxidoreductase gives rise to the protein MSDWNAGVIQEFRKNKGKVGGNFEGAPLLLINHTGARTGKSRTNPVMYLKDGHRYLVFASKGGAPTNPDWYHNLKAHPEVKIEVGNETIEVRAEELIGSEREKIYARQAKLYPQFAQYQKQTKRIIPIIAFTPKAKR
- a CDS encoding helicase-related protein → MAGKEPSVDYGQRFPSVPDDGVENQAQKATEKRPEPKLPIFSILDSIEFSEHFVIIGDVGTGKSTVTPIREYELCKGKRQIIIREPSRAACNALFYSLQALHPELEHELAVITKDTKINLGGKIKIVTDGVLLRMLAENSIHDSSIYFDESHQMTSQLELCMSLAKKEEASAGNLFRVMSATIDAKEFLPFLGISKLYRISGRRYHVTLEMELADDLDGMFKTLSHYFDSQPRDESWLVFLPTRRLVEKYASSYGGVYIHGGLEGSEVNRMQHRAEQDKNLRIFATNVIASSVNIYVDNVLIFDDVIDSKDKLGQKTLHYNKIDNNSLLQMIGRIGRFKPGRAVILTDAPLPKKINPIPVRKALENETPFDLVLLMSKYGLKLPELEFMSKVDHREVAFAENWLVEIGAIDRHTRRATWKGLLMSEIPYEPDFSHMISTALISGDYDVARYLLASGSFGDSLNHAYKSDAEGQARRLLYSFDRSNELNVKAHLLKGYAEDSDGSFVSKLITNGLFTGFVEEAWKNHEAAREVLNDLLRSSKKKPIPQEVVVDVDVIKLKPYLENCLSFERFRPDERNSHDLSEMSIEGQFFARALTINYKRILFDIVGVNSSGKRRHQTRV